Proteins found in one Toxotes jaculatrix isolate fToxJac2 chromosome 18, fToxJac2.pri, whole genome shotgun sequence genomic segment:
- the LOC121199017 gene encoding acidic repeat-containing protein produces MASLRSLILAVLLALLCSFHTPLAPTAKAQDLPFRFEEGLMADDDDDDDDDDDDDDDDDDDDDDDDDDDDDDDDDDDDDDDDDDDDDDDDDDDDDDDDDDDDDDDDDDDDDDDDDDDDDDDDDDDDDDDDDDDDDDDDDDDDDDDDDDDDDDDDDDDDDDDDDDDDDDDDDDDDHEDDDDDDDDDDDEDGDYHKGSLCSYCEFCEHCDSCDKCPCKEGDKSEHCDDCKMCNFCHVCPACNTLCQPGGFLDEVTGSIYKTVADVFDDDDDDN; encoded by the exons ATGGCATCATTGAGAAGTTTGATTCTTGCGGTGCTTCTGGCGCTGCTCTGTTCCTTCCACACCCCACTGGCTCCCACTGCCAAGGCACAAGATCTGCCATTCCGCTTTGAGGAGGGTCTGATGGCTgatgacgacgacgacgacgatgacgatgatgatgatgatgatgacgatgatgacgatgatgatgatgacgatgatgatgatgatgacgatgatgacgacgacgacgatgacgacgacgatgatgatgatgatgatgatgatgacgacgacgatgatgatgatgatgacgacgatgatgatgacgatgatgacgacgacgatgatgatgacgatgatgatgacgacgatgatgatgacgatgacgacgatgacgacgatgatgatgatgacgacgatgacgatgacgacgatgatgatgatgacgacgatgatgatgacgatgatgacgatgatgacgatgatgatgatgatgacgacgatgatgacgatgacgatgatgatgatgacgatgacgatCATGAAG atgacgacgatgatgacgacgacgacGATGACGAAGATGGTGATTATCACAAAGGCTCTCTGTGCTCATACTGTGAATTCTGTGAG CACTGTGACAGCTGTGACAAATGTCCTTGTAAAGAAGGAGACAAGTCTGAACACTGCGATGACTGCaag ATGTGCAATTTCTGCCACGTCTGTCCTGCTTGCAATACTCTTTGCCAGCCTG GAGGTTTCCTGGATGAAGTGACTGGATCGATCTACAA GACTGTGGCTGACGTGTtcgacgacgatgatgatgacaacTGA
- the trpm4a gene encoding transient receptor potential cation channel subfamily M member 4a, whose product MEPLEKEKDGRGGKAASTKEKDQSWIPKIIKKRVCTTFVEDSFSNGRLCQCGGVREVHDSVATGDYFGAAIVTQWDSRQHSSECPTDAYGELEFAGAGRRHSHFLRLSCDTSPQIVYTLMTAHWGLPSPNLVVSVVGGEGHEKIKTWVRDILRNGLVRAAQSTGAWILTGGLREGVSRCVGEAVRDHGAAAPVLSQKKVIAVGLAPWGLVHNRQQLVNAQGSFPARYYVQNTSRDSCCLDNNCQAFLLVDDGSVGRRGGETAFRANLEDYISHQRTGIWGSGSIEIPVLCMLISGDANMLERLDASLRKATPWLVLAGSGPAADLISELLGNLSPPVSPSAEGEAAQGLSTEHRDRIRDKIRKHFPAEAELEKLVDSVLSIYQNRELITVFQGEQEGSDDFDTVLLKALVRASKRVSSEASECTEELKLAVAWNRVDIAKAELFNGDIQWKYEDLEDSMTDALVNDKPQFVRLFCENGLNILDYLTYRRLESLYRSLSDSSLAYTLLQRRLSERQALAGSLPSLDRSVTIPLKSPESALTGPASAMELSLYEVSRLLWDLLGDVCQPFYYGPLGLDPSASTRRTHKQVNKILVGDRFYQDQRCLSPWAALFIWAVLQNRREMALYFWEMAGESVLSALGGCKMLRELSKLESETENKLSMKELAQKFEKLALDVFGECYQNSENRAFTLLIRQSPVWGGATCLQMATAADARLFFSHDGVQSLLSQIWWGDMERNTEVWKLVLTFFLPPLIYTDLISFREQEEEVKSLEVYHGRDTDSLDGNDATVFSLADIIQSEEEAEELKALKENLKGSLPSSSKRPFIVSRWRQFWFAPVTSFLGNVLMYFLFLCLFAYVLLVDFKPPPPDGPSTLEFVLYFWVFTLVCEEIRQTFFVGSTFLLQRMRNYIQDVWNKCDLTAITLFTLALCCRMFPWSYEFGRAVMAIDFMVFTLRLIHIFAIHKQLGPKIIIVGKMMKDVFFFLFFLAVWLVAYGVANQALLYSYDPRPNWIFRRVFYRPYLHIFGQIPINEMDADKLGEVDCTNNATRIEAGEEPCVSTYANWLVVILLVIYLLFTNIVLVNLLIAMFSYTFSKVQEHSDTYWKFQRYNLIVEYHSRPCLAPPFIIMSHLHLFIKRHIRHISSVKSKHFVLELRGRKASRLNTWEAIQKENHLSAQNKRQRETDSARLKRTSVKVDTVLKQMAEIRDHDRRLRLLETELEYCCSALTWMTDALSQSNVIKADRPPPLLRDLSPLSPH is encoded by the exons ATGGAGCcgctggagaaggagaaggacgGAAGAGGCGGAAAGGCTGCGAGCACTAAAGAGAAGGATCAG AGTTGGATTCCCAAGATCATCAAGAAGCGAGTTTGTACCACTTTTGTGGAAGACTCTTTCAG TAATGGACGGTTGTGTCAGTGCGGTGGTGTGCGGGAGGTGCATGACTCCGTGGCGACAGGGGACTACTTTGGAGCGGCTATTGTCACGCAGTGGGACAGCAGACAGCACTCTTCAGAGTGTCCCACTGACGCCTATGGAGAGCTGGAGTTTGCTGGAGCTGGACGAAGACACAGTCAC TTTCTGCGACTATCATGTGACACATCACCTCAGATCGTCTACACCCTGATGACGGCTCACTGGGGCCTGCCCTCCCCCAACTTGGTGGTGTCGGTGGTTGGGGGCGAGGGccatgaaaagatcaaaacatGGGTGAGGGACATCCTGAGGAATGGGCTGGTCAGGGCTGCACAGAGCACAG GGGCCTGGATCTTGACGGGGGGTCTGAGGGAGGGCGTGTCCCGCTGTGTGGGTGAAGCAGTAAGGGACCACGGGGCCGCAGCTCCGGTTCTCTCCCAGAAGAAAGTGATTGCTGTGGGACTGGCACCCTGGGGCCTGGTGCACAACAGGCAGCAGCTGGTCAACGCTCAG GGGAGTTTCCCTGCTCGATACTACGTTCAGAACACATCACGTGACTCCTGCTGCCTGGACAACAACTGCCAGGCTTTCCTCCTGGTGGATGATGGGAGCGTTGGTCgcagaggtggagagacagCCTTTCGCGCAAATCTGGAGgactacatttcccatcagcGTACCGGCATTTGGG GTAGTGGCAGCATTGAAATCCCAGTGCTTTGCATGCTCATCTCAGGAGACGCCAACATGCTGGAG agaTTAGACGCCTCTCTGAGGAAAGCTACGCCCTGGCTGGTTCTTGCTGGTTCTGGTCCAGCTGCAGACCTTATCAGTGAGCTGCTGGGCAATCTCTCCCCCCCTGTTTCTCCTTCAGCAGAGGGGGAGGCTGCTCAGGGTCTCAGCACAGAGCACCGCGACAGGATCCGCGACAAGATCCGGAAACACTTCccagctgaggctgagctgGAGAAACTGGTGGACAGC GTTCTGAGTATCTATCAGAACAGAGAGCTCATCACTGTTTTCCAAGGGGAACAGGAGGGTTCTGATGATTTCGACACAGTTCTCCTCAAAGCACTTGTCCGAG CTAGTAAACGTGTCAGTAGTGAAGCCAGTGAGTGCACTGAAGAGCTGAAACTGGCTGTGGCCTGGAACAGAGTGGACATCGCCAAAGCTGAGCTCTTCAATGGAGACATACAGTGGAAG TATGAGGACCTGGAAGACTCCATGACAGATGCGCTGGTCAACGACAAGCCCCAGTTTGTGCGTCTCTTTTGCGAGAACGGTCTGAACATCCTGGACTACCTGACGTACCGGCGCCTGGAAAGCTTGTACCGCTCGCTGTCGGACAGCTCGCTGGCCTACACGCTGCTGCAGAGGCGTCTGAGCGAGAGGCAGGCCCTGGCTGGATCCCTGCCCAGCCTGGACAGATCGGTGACCATCCCTCTGAAGAGTCCAGAGAGTGCACTAACTGGACCTGCCTCAGCCATGGAGCTGAGCCTGTatgag GTATCCCGCCTGCTGTGGGACTTGTTGGGTGATGTCTGTCAGCCTTTCTACTACGGACCTCTGGGTCTGGACCCCAGCGCCAGCACCAGGAGGACTCACAAG CAAGTCAATAAGATCCTGGTGGGGGACCGTTTCTACCAGGACCAGCGCTGCCTCTCACCCTGGGCAGCCCTCTTCATCTGGGCTGTCCTGCAGAACCGCAGGGAAATGGCTCTTTACTTCTGGGAAATG GCCGGGGAGTCCGTGCTGAGTGCTCTAGGAGGCTGTAAGATGCTGAGGGAGCTTTCCAAGCTCGAGAGTGAGACTGAGAACAAGCTGTCCATGAAGGAACTGGCTCAGAAGTTTGAGAAACTGGCACTTG ACGTATTCGGCGAGTGTTACCAGAACAGCGAGAATCGCGCCTTCACTCTCCTCATTAGGCAGTCTCCGGTGTGGGGTGGGGCGACGTGCCTACAGATGGCCACGGCGGCCGACGCCCGCCTTTTCTTCAGCCATGATGGAGTTCAG TCTCTGCTCTCTCAGATCTGGTGGGGTGACATGGAGAGGAACACTGAGGTTTGGAAACTGGTTCTCACCTTCTTCCTGCCCCCCCTCATCTACACCGACCTTATCAGCTTCAG ggAACAAGAGGAGGAGGTTAAGTCGTTGGAGGTCTACCACGGCAGGGACACTGACAGCCTGGATGGGAACGATGCCACTGTCTTCTCCCTTGCTGACATTATACAAAg tgaggaggaggctgaAGAGCTCAAAGCTCTAAAAGAAAACCTGAAAG GCTCCTTGCCATCCAGCTCCAAGAGGCCATTTATTGTGTCACGGTGGAGACAGTTCTGGTTCGCCCCCGTCACCTCATTCCTCGGCAATGTGCTGATgtacttcctcttcctctgcctgtttGCCTATGTCCTGTTGGTGGACTTCAAGCCCCCGCCCCCTGACGGCCCCTCAACTCTGGAGTTTGTGCTTTACTTTTGGGTTTTCACCTTAGTATGTGAAGAGATTCGGCAG ACCTTCTTTGTGGGCAGTACCTTCTTGCTCCAGAGAATGAGGAACTACATCCAGGATGTGTGGAACAAGTGTGATCTCACAGCCATCACTCTCTTCACTCtggctctgtgctgcag AATGTTTCCCTGGTCGTATGAGTTCGGCCGAGCTGTGATGGCCATAGATTTTATGGTCTTCACGCTACGTCTGATCCATATCTTTGCCATCCACAAACAGCTCGGGCCCAAGATCATCATTGTTGGCAAAATG ATGAaggatgttttcttcttcctttttttcctggcCGTGTGGCTCGTGGCCTATGGAGTGGCAAATCAGGCGCTCCTCTACTCATACGATCCCCGGCCTAACTGGATATTCCGCCGAGTGTTCTACAGGCCGTACCTGCACATTTTTGGACAGATACCCATCAATGAAATGGACG CTGACAAACTTGGGGAAGTAGACTGTACAAACAACGCCACACGAATCGAAGCAGGAGAGGAGCCCTGCGTGAGCACCTACGCCAACTGGCTGGTCGTCATCCTCCTCGTCATCTACCTGCTGTTTACCAACATAGTGCTGGTCAACCTTCTCATTGCTATGTTCAG CTACACCTTCTCCAAAGTTCAGGAGCACAGTGATACCTACTGGAAGTTTCAGCGTTACAACCTGATCGTGGAGTACCACTCGAGGCCCTGCCTGGCACCGcccttcatcatcatgtcaCACCTCCACCTGTTCATCAAGAGACACATCCGCCACATCTCCTCAGTCAAGAGCAAACACTTTG TTCTGGAGTTGCGGGGCAGAAAGGCCAGCCGCCTCAACACATGGGAGGCCATCCAGAAAGAAAACCACCTCTCAGCTCAGAATAAGCGGCAGAGGGAGACTGACTCAGCGCGACTTAAACGCACATCTGTCAA ggtGGACACTGTGCTGAAGCAGATGGCAGAGATCCGTGACCATGACCGAAGGTTGCGGCTGTTGGAGACAGAG CTGGAGTACTGCTGCAGCGCCCTCACCTGGATGACAGATGCTCTGTCTCAGAGTAATGTGATAAAGGCCGACCGCCCCCCTCCGCTCCTCAGAG ATCTGTCTCCGCTGTCTCCGCACTGA